DNA from Synechococcus sp. CBW1108:
TGTTTCCCGCCAGCCAGGCGGCCAGGTCGGCCGGGCCCTGGAAGTCGAGCAGGGCGTCGGCCAATGATTCCAGCTGCTCCAGCGGCAGGGCCTGGATCTGGGCGGTGGTGGCTTCGCTGAGGGGGCAGCAGCGGCGGTTGAGTTGGCGGAGAGTCATCTTGGCGGCTTCGCGGTCTTCGCCCTCCTGGAGTCCCTCTTGTAGCCCCTTCTGGCGGCCTTCTTGGCGGCCTTCGGCAAGCCAGTCCTGTACCGCCCGGGTGTGGCGGATCTCCTCAATGGGGATGCCGGCAATCACCATGATTTGCGCCGCACTGAAGTAAGGAAACCGTTGAGCCAGCGTAGGCAGCACAACCGTGTCCAGATCAGGGCGGCTGGCGAGGATCTGCTGGCTGCTGGCGGGCAGCTCGCTTTCGGGTCTCACCGGCAAGGTGAGCAGGTTCAGCAGCGGATCGAGATCTGGCTGCTGGCTCAGCTTCTCCAGGCTGATCCAGTGCACCTCCTCCAAAACTGCCTGCAGCAGCCGGGGCGGATTGGATGGACCTAGTCTCAGGCGGTGATGGGGCGTAATCACCACCACCTCCAGGTGTTCCACCCTGGGGTGACGCTGCACAAAGAGCAGGCTCTGGGCTGAGAGGCGCCTGTGGAAATCTGAATCCGGGTGCATCTGTACCTCCAGGAGCACCACCGGACACCCTGGGCCAGAGCACGCCATCGAGGCGGCGGCTGAGCTCCTTGATTTCAAGGGCTTGAAAGCGATAGAGCCGATCCCCTGGAGCGGCTGGGTTGAGGCCCAGCGCGTTGGCGGCGGCGGCTGAGCCGGGTAGCAGTGAGCGGATCAGGTCGGGGGCACTCTGGAAGACGCGGTAATACCAGCGGCCGGTATTCACTGGCTGCGGGCGCTTGCTGGCGAAAAGGTAGCCGCGGCCTGGGGTTGGGGCTGCAGCCCGTGCGGGGCCTGGTGGGTTTGGAGCCTCGTTAGCGGCAGGAGGCTGAGGGGTTTGTTCGGGCTGGGGCGCCTGGCGGCTCAGGGGGAAGCCAGCCGCCATGCCAATTTGGGCGCCTCTATGAGTTTGTACAGCTGTACAGACTCCTGCACAGTTGCAAATCAGATGGGCCGCCTCAAGCGTTTCCCGCCAGCCAGGACGCCAGGTCGGCCGGGCCCTGGAAGTCGAGCAGGGCCAGGATCTGGGCGGTGGTGGTTTCGCTCAAGGGGCCGCAGCGGCGGTTGGGTTGGCGGAGCTCCACCTTGGCGGCTTCGCGGGGGATGCTGGCCCCATCTGGGCCTTTAAAGTCAGGGCAGCACCTGGTTGGCGAGCCGTTGCGGGCGTTGATCAGCCGTAAGGATCCGAGCGGCTTCCCGCCTAGCCAAAGCCAGGTAGAGGCAGTCATACACGGGATGGTCGAGATGGCAGGCCAACGCCAGCGCTTCCACCTGCAGCTCACGGTCTGGCTCGAGATGATCCACCAAGCTGCCGCTGCGCTGAAGTTTCCACAGGGCATTGGCCACCTCTGTGAGCATCAGCTCCGGGGCCAGCACCATTGAGGCCTCGGCGAGCTGCTCAGCCCAGCCTGCGGCCGCAGGGTCATGGCAAATCAGCCGCACCACAGCGGAGGCGTCGAGCACCAGTGTGCCTGCCCCTGCTTCAGTGGCCATGGTCAGCGTTCACGATCAGCGCGGATCAGATCTTCCGGTGCCTGCTGCCATGCCAGCGACTCTCGCCCTTGCCAGTGCCGCGCGATGCGCTCCAGGGCCAGCAGGCGCCGCTGGCGGGGATCACCACCCACCAGTGCTTCCAGATCCACCAGGGCCTGCTGGCTGAGGCTGCGCTTGTTCAGGCTGGCTCGCCGCTGCAACAAACGATGCAGGGGGTCTGGCAAGTCGCGGATCTGAAGCGACGGCATCGACACATCCAACGCAGTGGACCAAGTTTAATCCTTAAGCATGCATTTCGCATGCATCGATCATGAGAACGGTCATGCAGGCATCGCGATGATTTGTTCGTTCTGCTGAGCTCCGGAAATCGTTGTACCAACATAGGGAGGACCACCGAATCCTCATCGGAGCGGGCGGCACTGGCAGTGGCAACTCCACCCGCCTGGGGATGCATGGCTCCAGGGTTTGCAGCAGCGGAGCCGGCAACCAACGCTTCAGCTGCGTGTCATCCCGAGGGCGAGGGTGATGAAGTCAAGCTGTTCATCGCGTGGGGCAGCTTGGAGCCCTGCCAGGCCGCGTTCAGCATCATCAGCAGCGCTCAAGGCTTCTCCCTGCTTGAAGCGAGCCGCTGGGTCGTAATCCGCTTGGTGCCGTAGTTCCTGTAATCGCGGGAAGGCCGCAAGAAATTGTGCCAACCCTTGGGAACAACCCTGGAGCTCCGGGCGGCTGCAGGCTTTCTTGGCCGTCAGGTGGTTGAGGTTTCGATGCACCCGCATCCAAGCAGCGGATTTCTGGGTGGCAGCCGTGCTGATGGATCGCCGTAGATCAGCTTGCCGGGGCCGGCGCTGATGCACGTTGGCCAGCTGGCGGGCCGTTGCGATCAGATCACTGGAGAGAGCCACTCACCAGTTCTCCGTGCCCAGGATCCGCTGGTCGTCGTGGAAGTCGTAGCGGAGGTGCGGAAAGCGGCGCTCCCCCATTTTCCAAAGAGCGCGGCTCACGGAGATGGTGCTCTGGCTGAGAATTTCTGGGTCGATGCCAGGCTTCACAAGCCGGAACTTGAGGTGAACGAACAGCACCGGATCGCCATCGTGGTCGAGCCCTGGATTCACCAGCACCCCTTCCAGGCCCTGGCTGCTCAGGAGTTCCTTCAAAACGTCGCGGATCGTTTGCTCAACTTCCGCCGACACCGGATGGTCGAGATCGCGCTCGTAGGTGAAGGCCGTCATGGCGGTTGGGCTGCCAGGAACTATTAAAGAGATCGTAGGCAGGGTTGCGAAGGCTGAGCCGGTCACCGATCGATTCAGCTGTTGGCCGCCAGCCAGGCGGATAGGTCGGCTGGGCCCTGGAAGTCGAGCAGGGCAACTCCTGCGGAGAAGGCTTCGCCTACTTGTGCCACGAGTCAAATGTTCTTTATGAGCACTGACGCAACTACATCGAGGATGGGAGTGTGGCCTCCCGGAGCCGGCCTGCAGGGGCAGGCTCCAAACCACCCCATGCTGCTGTGGTTAAGAGCTGCGGTAGTGAGCGATGGGGAAAAGGCGGCCTCGAGCTGCCAGGTGAGTGATGGGAAGATGAGCAACAGCGAATCGCCGCTGACGCATCGAAAAGTCTTCCAGATGCTGTCAAAACGGGTGCAGGTAGGCGGCACCCGGATCAGTGTGGACGTTACCTGCTTACGGTCCACGCGGCAGCCGGTGTTCAGGCGACATGAGCCCATCACAGGCCTCGATGTGGAACGTGGGAACCTGTCATGGGGTGTAAAGGGAAAGCCACAAGTGGCCACAACCACGAGGGCGAATACCAAGACCCATGCCAGGGGCGGATCAGCCCGTAGTAGTGATGAAGGAGCTGTAATGGCTCTGGAGCAAAGGGGCTGTGTTATCCCGTCCGGATCAACTCAACAACTGCCATTGGCAGGAGGAAGGAGATGAGCCCGGACAAGCCGCTACCGATCACCAAGGCGATGGTCTGGAAGGCCTATCAGCAGGTGAAACGGAACGGGAA
Protein-coding regions in this window:
- a CDS encoding DUF4351 domain-containing protein, encoding MACSGPGCPVVLLEVQMHPDSDFHRRLSAQSLLFVQRHPRVEHLEVVVITPHHRLRLGPSNPPRLLQAVLEEVHWISLEKLSQQPDLDPLLNLLTLPVRPESELPASSQQILASRPDLDTVVLPTLAQRFPYFSAAQIMVIAGIPIEEIRHTRAVQDWLAEGRQEGRQKGLQEGLQEGEDREAAKMTLRQLNRRCCPLSEATTAQIQALPLEQLESLADALLDFQGPADLAAWLAGNT
- a CDS encoding DUF4351 domain-containing protein, with the protein product MELRQPNRRCGPLSETTTAQILALLDFQGPADLASWLAGNA
- a CDS encoding DUF4351 domain-containing protein; this translates as MAQVGEAFSAGVALLDFQGPADLSAWLAANS
- a CDS encoding type II toxin-antitoxin system VapC family toxin codes for the protein MATEAGAGTLVLDASAVVRLICHDPAAAGWAEQLAEASMVLAPELMLTEVANALWKLQRSGSLVDHLEPDRELQVEALALACHLDHPVYDCLYLALARREAARILTADQRPQRLANQVLP